The Callospermophilus lateralis isolate mCalLat2 chromosome 18, mCalLat2.hap1, whole genome shotgun sequence nucleotide sequence tgctaggcaagtgctctaccactgagccacaatcccagcccctccttgGCGATCATAATGTGCACTCCTAGCTAAGAACCGAGGGTGACCACCACCACCAGCTTTAGAGGGGCTTAGCTTTGGATCTGCCTCTCACTATCTTGGTCATGGGACACTGAGAAAGTGATCTCAGAATAGATCTACTTCTCATGTGTATAACAGTCAAAAAGCAAAGTCCCTACACAGGGTTGCATGAGGCGTTAGTGAGGTCATAGAGTAAATGTCCACAGATCCACTCACTCAGTTCCCACTCACCCATTCCTGCACTCATTTAGTCCATTTACTCGACATTGAATGAGCATCTCCATGAACCCAGCCCTAGGGACCCAGAGGTCACGCTCAGGCAGGGGCCATTTATTCTCATCTCAAGTGGTGACAGTCTTTGTGACCTCTGAACCCAGAGACAACCTGTAACCTCTGGTAACCTCTGTCCATTGGCTCCAACCAGGAATCAGTCATAGCAAAAATGACACCTGCCATTGGCTGTAGCTCAATTATATGAATCTGTTCTATCCCCACACGTGTTGGGTCTTAGTCTGCTCAGGCGGCTCTAACAAGTTACCAAAACACAGGTGCTGAAGCAGGGCACACATTTCCCACTGTGGAGGCTAGGAAGCCCAAGACCAAGGTGCCAGGAGAATTAGTTCTGGGGAACGCCCTCTCTGGCTCTGCAGATGGCTAACCTCTTATTGCCTCCTCACAAGCGCAGAGCAGGCGCACCACCATCTCTCCTTAGAACAGCACTAACCCCACTCAGGGGTTCCACCCTCAGCTCCTCATTACCTGCCCAATCCCAGCTCCAGATGCCATCACATGGGTACCAGAGGTTGCACATATGAAATGCAGGGGACCTAAAACCTGCAGTCCATGACAATCCTGTAAAGGTGGCTGTGGCGTGCCTCACGACTACaacctcagggtcactccaggagaACTaagctgcacgaaataaccacacaagagacagagatgCCTTTTTCTCTGGGGgtcctgtgacggctcctctgaccttaggggtctgcagaaagagagaACGAGccatgctgaccccttttattgaggagaagccattcaaatgaggccagGGGTCAGATTTCAGGGGGCTGAATCTAGCTTTGTGATGtccgctgtcagcaggttgactgacctctaggaaggccacaccaaGGGCAGatcaagagaaggggacacacaaagggcatTTTTATGGAAAACAGGGCAAGCGGTAATATTACAAAGGAATGAGTGAAGGTAGCTCAATCATGGGGTAACTCACCTACATCTGAAGACTCGTCTTCAAACTTCCAGGACGGGAGCAATGTCCAGGTCAATACGAGATGTAGTGACGGTCAAAGCCTCGCTCTCTTCTCCAGGAAGGAGAAGGTTAATCATTCGGAGTGGCTCCCCACATCTGTGCTTTGAGATGAGAAACTGAAGCTCAGGCAGGAGGTGAGAAGAGGTAAATCCCTAGAGTCAACCAGCGATGGTGGGCACCCGGAGCTGGAGAGAGGAGGGTGGAGGTGGCTGCCTCATGGGTATGGGATTTCCTTTGGGGGTAAAGATGCACTTCTAGAAATGGGGAGTGGGGATGGTCACACAGGTCACCCAGGGGGTAAATGAGGGAACCAGAATTTGCACCTGGGTCTGAGTCTGATCCTACACGTCCCCTTCTGGGTGTCCTCAGAAATTAAACTCAGCCCCTCGTTGGATTTCCCCATATGAAGGGAAATCCATTCACATCAAACATTCCTGAGAGCCGGGCGCGGTGGTgcccgcttgtaatcccagcggcttgggaggttgaggcaggagaatcgcgagttcaaagccagcctcagcaactgggaggcgctaagcaactcagtgagtccctgtctctaaatgaaatccaaaatagggctggggatgtggtcagtggaaacccctgagttcagtccctggtaccaaaataaataaataattaaaattttaaataattaaaaaaaaaaattcctgcgaAGAGTCGATCTACTGAAGACTCGGTTCAACAGGGAGATGGAGGAGAAGTTTACAGCACAGAAATGGCAGCGTCTGCAGAATATGCGTCGCTGTTTAAAACGTCTGGAGATACCCCCACCACTCCACTCCTGGGGGCATACATTCTCATTCTCCCTTCTCATTCCCCTTTCTCCCAGTTCTATCAGCATCTCACTTTCAGCTGTCAGTCTTTTTTGGCTGACCAATCAGAGACTCAGAAATAGGTCCGTAACTGAGTCTGGCCAATGAGCGCTCTGGAGGGTGGCGCCCTTTCTGGTCCCTGAGTTCCCAGCGGTTCAGCCTAGGGATGCTTCGGCCTTTGACGTGGGCAGCTGGGGGTGGTTTAAACGGAAAGAAAAGACAGCCCAGCCAAGAGCGCTGGACCTGTTTATCCAGGCCAGCTGTGCCGGTAGTGATGACAATCTCGGAACCTTCCTgcctctcaatttttttttttttcatttttattgagaCATTACTCACATGCCACCCATTCGCCCTTCTAAAGTGTACAGTTCAGAGGCTTCTTTTGTATATTTGTGAAGAAGAACATCTTAATctcctaaaaaagatcccatgctgACCTGTCTCTCCTGTTGTCCCTCCTCCACCCCTTCCAGGTCGGGCACCCTTCTGCTTTACCTCTCCCTGGCCTGTCTCCTCGGCTGTTTCCTCTCGGTGGACTCATCCATTACCTGACCTTTCGTGTCTGGTTTCTTTCACGTTGACGTTTTTAAGTTTCCTCCCGTTGCAGCATGAGCCAGGACTAGATTCTTGATTTGTGACTGAATaagatttctttgtgtaacccgaCTTTGTCTTCTTCAATCACCCAACATTTGATGGACGCTTGAGGGGCTTTCGCTAATTAGCTGGGATGAGTAATGCTGCTGCGAACATCCTCGGCAGGTTTTTGTGAGGATCGACTCTGATTCTTTGGGGTATACACCTAGGAGTGGAACTGCTGGGTCCTGTGATAGCTCTGTTTAGTTTTCTGAGAATCCACCAAACTGTTTCCTCAGTGGTTGCACCATTTTATACTAATCTCTAGATTAATCTTTAGATGGAGCTGTGTTTTGTACTTTTCAACAGTAAACATTTTtgcttgtttgcttttgttttgagcCAAGCACTTCTCTATGTGGTCCAAGCCAGTGTCCAGCCAGGGAGTCAAGCagccctcccgcctcagcctgccGGGCAGCTGAACTGCAGCGTACATGGCCAAGCTGGCTCCACAGGAAGACCTTCAGCTAACATGCTGTCCCTTGCAGGAGCAAAACAATGAattattttttgcccttatgtaaCGAACAGCTTTTCCCCTTTCTTGAACCCAGTGCTCATCCTTCTCTCCAACCCACCTAACAAGACACTTTTCCATCCCACACAGCTTCCCTAACACCAATCCCAAGGCCAGTCACTACAGCACGAAGAACTCTGACCCCCTGAAGTTCCTCTCCACATATGGATACGGTGCAAGATTCTACGATCCACATGGGGCATTTTCTTAATCAGAAAATCACATTTTCTTGGTGAGGAAAAACTTCCCAGGacacatttccagctttccctggCTCTCATGAACACAGCGGGGCTCTTTCTTTCCTGCCCTCTGTCTTTAGACTGTGGTAGCCCTGAAGGCAGGGACGGAGACGGATTCATTCGCGGGTTTCCAGGAATGGCACTGAGTCCAGACATGGCTCCACAAATTGCTGGTTCTCTTCCTCCCAGGAGGAGGGAGGCTTTTGTGAACAGGGATGCAGGAGGCCCACAGGGCAGAATCAGCTTCCTCCACTCTCCTTCCTGAATTCCTAGACACTTGATTTTCCTGCTGCGATGGTGACGGGGAAGGAGAGTGGGTGACTTCATGGAGGAAGCTCAGACCAAACCTACAGAGAACCTGGTCTTCTGCCGACTGCTGTGGACTCTGGCTGCTGGTCCCCTACCCCTCAGACCCACCGCTGCCCCTCCATCCCTGAGCCCTGGCTCCAGCTTCTCACTCTCCCGGCCCCATGCATCCTTCCTTTGGCCCACGTCAGCAGCCATGACGGAATCTCCTTAGCCCAGATCTGACTTCCCCACCTCTGCTCAAAGCCAGTTCACACCATCAGTGGAATATGATTATCCAGTCCAAAAAAGAAGCCAGACAGTCACACGCCACCATCGGGGAGAAACTTGTAAACCTCCTCCTATGAGAAAGAATCCAAATGCAAGGGTCCATCCGAAAGCTCCAGAGTGGCTGGGCATGGGGTCACGGGCCTGGAACCCCAGCAacccaagaggctgaggcaggatggccaGCCCGAGGCCAGCCCGGTGACTTAGTAATTTAAGGAGGCCTTATCTCAgagcaaaaagtaaaaagggcaggggatgtggcttcgTGGTTgagcactgctgggttcaattcctgagaaaaagagaaagaaagaaagaaagggagggagggagggtggtgGATCCAGAGCAGGTAAATCCCTAGAGTCAGCAAGGAGATGGTGGGTGCCAGGAGCTGGAGGGGGAGGTTGGGGTGACTGTCTCACGGGTCTGGGATTTCCTCTTGGGGTAGAGATGCAGTCCTGGAAATGGGGAGTGGTGATGGTCGCACAATCTTCTCAACCTATTTAAAGTCCATGAATTGGATGGGCAGAGgggccacacctgtaatcccagcactgtgggaggctgaggcaggaggacctcaagTTCAATGCAAaaatgggcaatttagtgagactctgtctccaaaaaaaaaaaaaaaaaaaatggtgtgcgGGGTGGAAATGgggcggctggggatgtggctcactggtaaagGACCCCTGTGTTTAATCCCTAGTAGCCCAACCCCCCCAAAAGAATCCCTCTGTGGGAAACGCCACTGTGGGTTTAAGAGGAAACAGCCAGTCCACGTGAGATGTTTTCTTGGTCCGTTTGTTTGGTTGGTCCAGGGGGTtagaccacatcctcagccctattttatactttattagagacagggcctcactaaatcgctgaggctggctttgaactcgccattcacctgcctcagcctccccagctgctgggattacaggcgtacatCACCGCCActggccctttttgttttttttattctgagatgaggtctcactaagttgccctggctggcctcaaacttgcagtcctcctgcctcagcctccagaatgggAGGGACTACGGGGATGCGCGGTGCCGACTCCTGGAAGTTCTTGTGGCGCCTCCCCAGATGAGGCCCAGCCACGACTGTGATAATGCAATCCACCACAGAACGCGTGAGGTGAGGAAGACAGGAGGGAGGACCAAGAAGAGGGGCCGGTGTGTGAAGGGAGCCGGGAAGACAGAGCAGAAGTGAAGGCCCAGGACTCGTGGGGTTGCCTCACCGCCTCAGCTTCCCCTTTCTTAGAGCCACTCCCCTCTGTGAGCCGGGCAGGCAGGGGACCCGCAGCACTGTCTCTGCAGCTGTCTCCTCTCTGAGATTGCAGTAGCCTGTCCTCGGGCCTGCGGACCGTCCGTGGTGGGCATGCTGGAACCGCCCGCTCTCCTGTGTGCCCCAGCAGCCAGGTCTCTTGCCGGTCCAGAGGGCCCCATGCTGCCAGCCACAGCCGGGGAAGCCCTCTGCCGCCTGTCCACCTACCTGGAAGAACTCGAGGCTGTGGAACTGAAGAAGTTCAAGCTGTTCCTGGGGACTGCAGCGGAGCTGGGGGAGGACAAGATCCCCTGGGGACGCCTGGAGCCCGCTGGGCCCCTGGAAATGGCCCAGCTGCTGGTGACCCACTTGGGGACCAGGGAGGCCTGGCTGCTGACTCTCCGCATCTTTGATCGAATCCACAGGAAGGACCTGGTGGAGAGAGGACAGAGAGAGGACCTGGTGAGGGGTAAGGAGGTGGTGGGACTGTCACGGGGTCCCTCTTCTCCCACAGACACCTGACCCTGGGGACATGGGGCCCCCACTCTGTCCCTTGGTTTTCTTCTTGTTGTCTTCTGCCCTGGGCACACTCTACCTCCAGTGCCCGGAAAGTTCCTATTTATCCACCAGAACCTTGAGCCACAGGTCAAGTGTCTCTTAGCTGAAATGCTTGGGATGGGAAGTGTTTTGGAGCTGGGATTATTTTGGATTTGGGAACATTGGCATATACACAGTGATGTATGTTGGGATGGGACTGAAATCTGAGCATGAAATCCACTGTGTTTCTTGTATACCTCGGATGCAGAGCCTGGAGGGACGTCAGACAGAATTTTTATTTGTCTACATGGTCACCCATgttcaggtgtggaattttctaTCCGTGGCATCAAGTCAGCCCTAAAATCCTTGTATTTGTTGGTTTCTGAGTTTCAGATTTTCAGATGAGGGATGCTCAAGCTAGGTTCTAGCTTCTCTACAAATTCTGTACTCCCTGCTCCTTCCGGTCCCTACCACTGACCGCCTGACTGCTCTAACAATCCTCTCCACTGCTTCCTTAACATTCTCGGTTTCTTGTATTCTGCTTCCATCTTATGAAATCGTCACAAAGGTGCCAACCCGTGTGGATTCCTTTCTATGCCCTGTGCATAGTATCCCAGGGCATGTTTAAAATGCTGGGTGAAACCGGGCATGGTGGTCTACAACTGCTGTCCCAGAGACTCCGGAGCGTGAGGGAGAAAGTCACagattcaaggacagcctgggcaacttcgggaaaccctaagcaacttagtgagaccctgtctcaaataaaaaacagAACAGGCTAgacatggagctcagtggtagagcaccctgggctccatcccagtACAGAAAAGAAATGCTACGAACCCTGCTACGAGGTGAGCAAGCTGAGGCCCATGATGCCCAGCACATGGAAAAGGTTCAGCATGGCAGGCAGCAAGGGCTCTCAGGCTCCAGCTATTGCTGGATGTGGCAGAGCTCTGTCTCCTCTCCGTCTGCTCAAGAACAGGGAGcagcaggcacagtggcacagaactataacttgggagtctgaggcaggaggatcaaagattGAGGACAATTTAAAGgatacctgtctcaaaataaaaaaataaaaaggattgggggtagctcagtggtactcaGTGCCCTGACTTTAATCTCCACccaagtaccaaaagaaaaaaaaagaaagaaagaaagaaagaaagaaagaaagaaagaaaagaaagaaaagaaagaaaggaagagaaaagaagaaaaaataaaataaggattacTTGAACACAAGTACTGCAGTACTGCAACAGTGGATCCGAGATGTTTGCTAAAGGACTAGTGGGTAGATAGCATACACAGGGTGGATACGCTGGGcaaagggatgattcacatcCTGGGTGGAACAGAGAGGATGGCCTCAGATTCCTTCATGCTAGTCAGATGGGGGCAACTGAAAACTTAGGAGTTGCTTATGTCTGGAAAACTCCAGTTAATATTTTCAGGCCACTGTTGACGGTGGGCAACTGAAACCACGGACAGTGAAATAGAGAAGGCGGACTCCTGTAGACTCAGAGCCTGGGGGGACAGGAACCCCACCCACCAGGAGAAGTCACAAAGAGTCACACAGTTACCTGGGGCCCGAGTGGACCAGCAGGGGCAGGCTTTCTAGTTAGAGGGCAGGTGCAGTCGGCTTGTTTGAATGATTTCCTGGCCTGGCAGGGAGGGAATGCTGCTGGGCTGGTGACCAGGCAAGGTGCAGCTGGTCCAGAGGATCGGAGAACTGGCCCCCTGGGAGCCTTGCCCACCCCCAGGGCCATCGGAAAGAGCCCTGGGGACGGGCTCTTCATTAACTTCTGTCACTCATCATCTGAGGTCACGGTGGCTGTGTATTTTCTGTGCACCCAGCTCCACAGCGCATTGGAATATAAGTTCGGGTGCGAGGCAGTCTGTGAGGCGAGTCCCACATGCTCCAGGGAGGAGGCACCAGGGGAACGAAGCAGCTTGCAGATGTAACAGCAGCTAATGTCACTTTTGTGCTTGCTGATCCCCCAAAATTTCTCTTCCAGTTACTCCACCGCGTGGTTCCTGCTCTCTGGGAAGCCTGTCAGCGGGCCTTGTGGACGTCTGTCCCAACACTCCAAGAAAAGGTGAGCCACGCTCCAGGTACCCACTAGCTACGTGGAACCAGCCATCGGTGGGGCACCAACAGCACCGCAGCCCCCATGTCTTCCTGTGCTGCAGTTCAGTCAGACCCTGTAAGACACACTTGTCATCTCATGGCTGAACAGTGGCTACCAAGGGATCTCACACCAGGGAATCACGAGCCAGGACAAAGGGGAGGGCCAGGTCCTTCATCCTCAAGAGACTCAAGAGTCTGTCACTTAGCAGATGTGGTGGCGCAGGACTGTAATTCCAGGGaccctggaggctgagacaggaggattgcaagctcaagacCAGCCTGGCCAACTCTGAGACCACAtctcaaaatacaataaaatagtaATCGTAGTAGTAATGACAACAATGATAAAAGAACCTGTCACTTTATCCAGAAATGCAGTCACTCCAGTAAGCTCTCTGGCTCTTAGCAGTCATGCTGGGCGGCTCACTGGTCAGGACTGGGGTCCATGTGCTTCCTCAGCTAGTCACTGGTGTACAAAGCAAGACTTCTCATGACGGGTTTGACAAAGCCACGGTTCACCCTCTGGGGCTTGTGAAGGGGCAACACTGACCGTTCACGAGGACAGTGGTCAACACCGACTGTGTGAGCAGCTTCCTGTTGGTGGGAAGGAAATGGGGCTGATGATGCTGGGATGTGGCTTGTGAGCAAGCACGTGCCCCAAAGCACAACCACTGGGCACAggagcccacacctgtaatcccagtggctcggcggGTGAGACTCCAAAGTCCTGTTGCCAGTGGGGCTCCTGAAATGCAAGCTAGAACACAGAAAGCTCTGTTTCCACAAACTGTGTCACTCAATGAAACCCTTAAGGACACTTCATTGCCCCCAAGACTGGGGATCCCGGAAGGGAGAGAGTGATGGCCTCAAGATAAGAGGGTGACTGAGTTCCTGTGGAAGAGCCCTCCCACCAGAAGGCAGCATTCTGTAGATGTTACTTCAAGGGCGTGGGAAGGTCACAGAGGCACACGGACAGGGAAGATCTTTAATATTTTCCTTAGCCCTCCACCCCCAGAGACTTTCAGCAGAGGATTCCTGGAAGAGATAGCTCTCCTGCACTATAAACGTGCATCTGCGGGTTGCCAAAGGGGTGCAGATAAAGGGGCTCTGCTCCTCCAACCAGCCCCGGGTTTTGTTGGGATGCAGCCTCTGATTGAGCTGGTGGGCAGCCTCCAGCCAGCTCCCTGGAAATGCTGCTGCTCTGGGGACTGTCCTTGGAGTCGAAGGCGTGGAGTGTGTACTTACCCACCATGTCTGGTAATGCCTCAGCTTCCCGTGACAAGGTGACAAGGACTTTATAAAGAAGGGCTCAGGCCCTCAGACTCCGTCCAGAAAACGGCTCCAGGGCTGGGGACACACCCCAGTTGGAAGGATgactgcctcgcatgcacaaagccctgggtgcaatccccagcaccacacacacacgcacacacacacacacagcagagaACGGTTCCGAGGACACTGCAGGACAAGCAGGCGCCAGACCAGGAGTTTATTCGTTGCTGATGAGTCTCCCATTCCTCCCCTCTAGATCCCCGGGAAACCTACAGGGACTATGTCCGCAGGAAATTCCGGCTGATGGAGGACCGCAATGCGCGCCTGGGAGAGTGCGTCAACCTCAGCCGCAGGTACACCCGGCTGCTCCTCGGGAAGGATCACTCAAATCCCATGCGGGCCCAGCAGAAGCTTTTGGACACAGGCCGGGGACACCAGTCCAGCCCCATCCAGATAGAGACCCTCTTCGAGCCGGACGAGGAGCGCCCAGAACCACCGCGCACCGTGGTCTTGCAGGGGGCAGCAGGGATGGGCAAGTCCATGCTGGCGCACAAGCTGATGCTGGACTGGGCCGacgggaggctcttccaagaccgGTTTGATTATCTTTTCTACATCCACTGCCGGGAGATGAACCGGAGCGCAGCCGAGCGGAGCGTGAAGGAACTCATCTCCAGCTGCTGGCCAGAGGCCGGGGTGCCCCTGCGGGCGCTGGTCTGTGCCCCCGAGCGCCTCCTGCTCATCATCGACGGCTTCGATGAGCTCAAGCCTTCTTTCCATGATCCTCAGGGATCCTGGTGCGTCTGCTGGGAGGAAAGACGTCCAACCGAGCTGCTCCTCGGCAGCCTGATTCGGAAGAAGCTGCTGCCGGAGCTGTCCCTGCTCATTACCACGCGGCCCTCCGCCTTGGAGAAGCTCCACGGCTTGCTGGAATACCCCAGGCACGTGGAGATCCTGGGTTTCTCCGAGGCGGAAAGGAAGGAGTACTTCCACAAGTATTTCCGCAGTGCAGAGCAGGCCACCCAGGTCTTGAGCTTTGTGAGGGACAACGAGCCCCTCTTCACCATGTGCTTTGTTCCCATGGTGTGCTGGGTGGTTTGCACCTGCCTCAAGCAGCAGCTGGAGGGTGGGGGGCTCTTGAGACAGCCTTTCAGGACCACCACTGCCGTGTACACCCTCTACCTTCTCAGCCTAATGCAACCCAAACCAGGGACTCCGGCCCTCAAATGCCCACGGAACCACAGGGGGCTGTGCTCTCTGGCCGCAGATGGCCTCTGGAATCAGAAAATCCTATTTGAGGAGCAGGACCTCCAGAAACACGGCCTGGACGGGGTAGATGTTTCTGCCTTCCTCAACGTGACCATCTTTCAGAAGGACATAGACTGTGAGAAGTTCTACAGCTTCATCCACCTGAGTTTCCAGGAATTCTTTGCTGCCATGCACTATATTCTGGAGGGCGGGGAGTGTGGGCCAGGCCCAGAGCAGACCATGACTCGGCTGTTGACCGAATACGGGTTTTCAGAGAGGAGTTTCTTGGCGCTCACCGTCCGCTTCCTGTTTGGGCTACTGAATGGGGAGATGAGAAGCTACTTGGAGAAGCATCTTTGCTGGAAGACCTTGCCTCACGTCAAGATGGAGCTGCTGGAGTGGATCCAAAGCAAAGCTCGGAGCGAGGGCTCCACCCTGCAGCAGGGCTCCCTGGAGTTCTTCAGCTGTCTGTATGAGATCCAGGAGGAGGAGTTTATACAACAGGCCCTGAGCCCCTTCCAGGTGGTGGTGGTCGGCGACATTGCCACCAAGATGGAGCACATGGTCTGCTCCTTCTGTGCC carries:
- the Nlrp12 gene encoding NACHT, LRR and PYD domains-containing protein 12 isoform X1, whose amino-acid sequence is MLPATAGEALCRLSTYLEELEAVELKKFKLFLGTAAELGEDKIPWGRLEPAGPLEMAQLLVTHLGTREAWLLTLRIFDRIHRKDLVERGQREDLVRVTPPRGSCSLGSLSAGLVDVCPNTPRKDPRETYRDYVRRKFRLMEDRNARLGECVNLSRRYTRLLLGKDHSNPMRAQQKLLDTGRGHQSSPIQIETLFEPDEERPEPPRTVVLQGAAGMGKSMLAHKLMLDWADGRLFQDRFDYLFYIHCREMNRSAAERSVKELISSCWPEAGVPLRALVCAPERLLLIIDGFDELKPSFHDPQGSWCVCWEERRPTELLLGSLIRKKLLPELSLLITTRPSALEKLHGLLEYPRHVEILGFSEAERKEYFHKYFRSAEQATQVLSFVRDNEPLFTMCFVPMVCWVVCTCLKQQLEGGGLLRQPFRTTTAVYTLYLLSLMQPKPGTPALKCPRNHRGLCSLAADGLWNQKILFEEQDLQKHGLDGVDVSAFLNVTIFQKDIDCEKFYSFIHLSFQEFFAAMHYILEGGECGPGPEQTMTRLLTEYGFSERSFLALTVRFLFGLLNGEMRSYLEKHLCWKTLPHVKMELLEWIQSKARSEGSTLQQGSLEFFSCLYEIQEEEFIQQALSPFQVVVVGDIATKMEHMVCSFCARSCRSVLVLHLYGAAYSADQEDSSTCSRTSHNLRVSLPERNRLPDAYSEHLVAALRTSPDLTELALYRNALGNRGVQLLCQGLRHPLCRLQNLRLKRCCFSSSACQDLATALTANQNLIRMDLSGNELGLRGMTLLCQGLRHPQCRLQMIRLRKCLLEAGACQEMASVLSTNPHLEELDLTGNALEDSGLGLLCQGLRHPGCRLRTLWLKICHLTAAACEDLASTLSVNQGLTELDLSLNDLGDSGVLLLCEGLKHPKCNLQTLRLGICRLGSAACAGLSEVLRLSARLRELDLSFNDLGDGGLRLLAEGLRHPSCRLQKLWLDSCGLTAQACEDLSPTLGSAQHLTELYLTNNALGDAGVRLLCQGLRHPRCRLRVLWLFGMDLSKTSHMRLAALRRSKPSLDLGC
- the Nlrp12 gene encoding NACHT, LRR and PYD domains-containing protein 12 isoform X3, with product MLPATAGEALCRLSTYLEELEAVELKKFKLFLGTAAELGEDKIPWGRLEPAGPLEMAQLLVTHLGTREAWLLTLRIFDRIHRKDLVERGQREDLVRVTPPRGSCSLGSLSAGLVDVCPNTPRKDPRETYRDYVRRKFRLMEDRNARLGECVNLSRRYTRLLLGKDHSNPMRAQQKLLDTGRGHQSSPIQIETLFEPDEERPEPPRTVVLQGAAGMGKSMLAHKLMLDWADGRLFQDRFDYLFYIHCREMNRSAAERSVKELISSCWPEAGVPLRALVCAPERLLLIIDGFDELKPSFHDPQGSWCVCWEERRPTELLLGSLIRKKLLPELSLLITTRPSALEKLHGLLEYPRHVEILGFSEAERKEYFHKYFRSAEQATQVLSFVRDNEPLFTMCFVPMVCWVVCTCLKQQLEGGGLLRQPFRTTTAVYTLYLLSLMQPKPGTPALKCPRNHRGLCSLAADGLWNQKILFEEQDLQKHGLDGVDVSAFLNVTIFQKDIDCEKFYSFIHLSFQEFFAAMHYILEGGECGPGPEQTMTRLLTEYGFSERSFLALTVRFLFGLLNGEMRSYLEKHLCWKTLPHVKMELLEWIQSKARSEGSTLQQGSLEFFSCLYEIQEEEFIQQALSPFQVVVVGDIATKMEHMVCSFCARSCRSVLVLHLYGAAYSADQEDSSTCSRTSHNLRVSLPERNRLPDAYSEHLVAALRTSPDLTELALYRNALGNRGVQLLCQGLRHPLCRLQNLRLKRCCFSSSACQDLATALTANQNLIRMDLSGNELGLRGMTLLCQGLRHPQCRLQMIRLRKCLLEAGACQEMASVLSTNPHLEELDLTGNALEDSGLGLLCQGLRHPGCRLRTLWLKICHLTAAACEDLASTLSVNQGLTELDLSLNDLGDSGVLLLCEGLKHPKCNLQTLRLDSCGLTAQACEDLSPTLGSAQHLTELYLTNNALGDAGVRLLCQGLRHPRCRLRVLWLFGMDLSKTSHMRLAALRRSKPSLDLGC
- the Nlrp12 gene encoding NACHT, LRR and PYD domains-containing protein 12 isoform X2 produces the protein MLPATAGEALCRLSTYLEELEAVELKKFKLFLGTAAELGEDKIPWGRLEPAGPLEMAQLLVTHLGTREAWLLTLRIFDRIHRKDLVERGQREDLVRVTPPRGSCSLGSLSAGLVDVCPNTPRKDPRETYRDYVRRKFRLMEDRNARLGECVNLSRRYTRLLLGKDHSNPMRAQQKLLDTGRGHQSSPIQIETLFEPDEERPEPPRTVVLQGAAGMGKSMLAHKLMLDWADGRLFQDRFDYLFYIHCREMNRSAAERSVKELISSCWPEAGVPLRALVCAPERLLLIIDGFDELKPSFHDPQGSWCVCWEERRPTELLLGSLIRKKLLPELSLLITTRPSALEKLHGLLEYPRHVEILGFSEAERKEYFHKYFRSAEQATQVLSFVRDNEPLFTMCFVPMVCWVVCTCLKQQLEGGGLLRQPFRTTTAVYTLYLLSLMQPKPGTPALKCPRNHRGLCSLAADGLWNQKILFEEQDLQKHGLDGVDVSAFLNVTIFQKDIDCEKFYSFIHLSFQEFFAAMHYILEGGECGPGPEQTMTRLLTEYGFSERSFLALTVRFLFGLLNGEMRSYLEKHLCWKTLPHVKMELLEWIQSKARSEGSTLQQGSLEFFSCLYEIQEEEFIQQALSPFQVVVVGDIATKMEHMVCSFCARSCRSVLVLHLYGAAYSADQEDSSTWPSETQAPSALTPERNRLPDAYSEHLVAALRTSPDLTELALYRNALGNRGVQLLCQGLRHPLCRLQNLRLKRCCFSSSACQDLATALTANQNLIRMDLSGNELGLRGMTLLCQGLRHPQCRLQMIRLRKCLLEAGACQEMASVLSTNPHLEELDLTGNALEDSGLGLLCQGLRHPGCRLRTLWLKICHLTAAACEDLASTLSVNQGLTELDLSLNDLGDSGVLLLCEGLKHPKCNLQTLRLGICRLGSAACAGLSEVLRLSARLRELDLSFNDLGDGGLRLLAEGLRHPSCRLQKLWLDSCGLTAQACEDLSPTLGSAQHLTELYLTNNALGDAGVRLLCQGLRHPRCRLRVLWLFGMDLSKTSHMRLAALRRSKPSLDLGC